One part of the Nymphaea colorata isolate Beijing-Zhang1983 chromosome 8, ASM883128v2, whole genome shotgun sequence genome encodes these proteins:
- the LOC116259391 gene encoding proline dehydrogenase 1, mitochondrial-like, translating to MANRVSLSLRKKIPLSAAARFLSSSTTPSSPLDLAATAAPPLVHEALVHRPLPDNLGLDDPQALFASVPSSELLRAAFNLYLASCGPLVDAGSWLMSSPFMRIPVVRQAVKVTVYEHFCAGEGVKEAGETLRKMWGRGLRGILDYGLEDAEGNEDCDRNLQEFLKTVESTPSLPPSSVSFACVKITAICPIRLLERVSDLLRWQHKNPSVHLPWKVDCMPVLTDSSPLYHTRSAPPPLSDEEEADLQLAHKRLERLARKCSELYLPLLVDAEYTSVQPAIDYFTYSASISFNKGDVPIVFGTIQAYLKDAKERLVKVAEDAERRGVMVGLKLVRGAYISRETKLASSLQADSPIHSCIRDTHECYDSCAAFMLEKVAKGSGSVVLATHNINSGKAAAAKAEELGISKGNENLHFSQLKGMADTLSLGLRNAGFQVSKYLPFGPLEKVIPYLLRRAEENRGLLSTSAADRNLITGELQRRLRDSIIGG from the exons ATGGCGAacagagtctctctctctctgaggaAGAAGATCCCTCTGAGCGCCGCCGCCcgcttcctctcctcctccaccacccccTCCTCGCCTTTGGATTTGGCCGCCACCGCCGCCCCTCCGCTCGTTCACGAGGCGCTCGTCCACCGGCCGCTGCCGGACAACCTCGGGCTCGACGACCCGCAGGCTTTGTTCGCGTCGGTGCCTTCGTCCGAGCTCCTGAGGGCCGCGTTTAACCTTTACCTCGCGTCCTGCGGGCCGCTCGTCGACGCGGGGTCATGGCTGATGTCGTCGCCGTTTATGAGGATTCCGGTGGTTCGGCAGGCGGTGAAGGTGACGGTGTACGAGCACTTCTGTGCCGGGGAGGGCGTCAAGGAGGCAGGGGAGACGCTGAGGAAGATGTGGGGTAGGGGGCTGAGGGGGATTCTAGATTATGGGTTGGAGGATGCCGAGGGGAACGAGGATTGCGATCGGAATCTCCAGGAGTTCCTCAAGACGGTGGAGTCGACGCCGTCTCTGCCTCCTTCCTCC GTGAGTTTCGCTTGCGTGAAGATCACTGCCATTTGCCCAATACGTTTGCTAGAGAGAGTAAGCGATCTATTGAGATGGCAACACAAAAACCCTTCAGTTCATCTTCCATGGAAGGTTGATTGCATGCCGGTATTGACCGACTCAAGCCCCTTGTATCATACCCGTTCGGCTCCACCACCTCTTTCAGACGAGGAGGAAGCTGATCTTCAATTGGCTCATAAGAGACTAGAGAGACTTGCTAGAAAATGCAGTGAATTGTATCTGCCTCTTCTAGTTGATGCAGAGTACACATCAGTACAGCCTGCGATCGATTACTTCACCTACTCTGCTTCCATTTCCTTTAACAAGGGAGATGTGCCAATAGTTTTTGGGACGATCCAGGCCTACTTGAAAGATGCAAAAGAGCGACTTGTCAAAGTGGCAGAGGACGCAGAGAGGAGAGGCGTTATGGTGGGTCTGAAATTGGTTAGGGGTGCTTACATTAGTAGAGAAACCAAGTTGGCATCGTCTCTGCAAGCTGATTCTCCTATTCATTCATGCATCCGGGACACACATGAATGTTATGATTCATGTGCAGCCTTCATGCTTGAGAAGGTTGCAAAAGGTTCTGGATCTGTGGTGCTCGCCACCCACAACATCAACTCTG GAAAAGCAGCTGCTGCAAAGGCAGAGGAGCTAGGAATAAGCAAGGGAAATGAAAATCTCCACTTTTCACAGCTCAAGGGCATGGCAGACACCCTCTCCCTTGGGTTGAGAAATGCAGGTTTCCAAGTGAGCAAGTACCTGCCCTTTGGCCCCCTGGAGAAGGTCATCCCTTATCTCCTAAGGAGAGCAGAGGAGAACAGGGGCCTGCTGTCTACTTCTGCTGCGGACAGGAATCTCATCAC GGGCGAATTGCAGAGGAGGTTGAGGGATTCGATAATCGGTGGCTGA
- the LOC116259712 gene encoding proline dehydrogenase 1, mitochondrial-like isoform X2, which produces MANRLSLALRNRIPAHSTARLLSSSSSSPFQLAAATAPPLVHTDVVDRRSDILGLDDPQALFASVPSSELLRSAFNLYLASCGPLVDVGSWLMASPLMRIPVVRRAVKVTVYEHFCAGEGVEEAGKTLRRMWDRGLRGILDYGLEDAEGNEDCDRNLEEFLQTVEMTPSLPPSSVSFACVKVTAICPIRLLERVSDLLRWQHRHPSFHLPWKVDCMPILTDSSPLYHTRSAPPPLSDKEEADLQLAHKRLEKLASKCSELYLPLLVDAEYTSVQPAIDYFTYSASISFNKRDVPIVFGTIQAYLKDAEERVVKVAEDAERRGIMVGLKLVRGAYISRETKLASSLQADSPIHSCIRDTHECYDSCAAFMLEKVAKGSGSVVLATHNINSGKAAASKAEELGISKRNENLHFAQLKGMADTLSLGLKSAGFQVSKYLPFGPLEKVIPYLLRRAEENKGLLLASSADRLLIRALVVCYLLSWQS; this is translated from the exons ATGGCAAACAGACTCTCCCTCGCCCTGAGGAACAGGATCCCTGCCCATTCCACTGCCCGCCtactctcctcctcctcctcctcgccGTTTCAGTTGGCGGCGGCCACCGCCCCTCCGTTAGTGCACACGGACGTTGTCGACCGGCGGTCGGATATCCTCGGGCTCGACGACCCCCAGGCCTTGTTCGCGTCCGTGCCTTCGTCCGAGCTCCTGCGATCCGCTTTTAACCTGTACCTCGCGTCATGCGGGCCGCTCGTTGATGTGGGGTCATGGTTGATGGCCTCGCCGTTGATGAGGATTCCGGTGGTCCGGCGGGCGGTGAAGGTGACTGTGTATGAGCATTTCTGTGCGGGGGAGGGAGTCGAGGAGGCAGGGAAGACGCTGAGGAGGATGTGGGACAGGGGACTGCGGGGGATCCTCGACTACGGGTTGGAGGACGCCGAGGGGAACGAGGATTGCGATCGGAACCTGGAGGAGTTCCTCCAGACGGTGGAGATGACGCCTTCTTTGCCGCCTTCCTCt GTTAGTTTTGCTTGTGTGAAAGTCACAGCCATTTGCCCGATACGTTTACTGGAGAGAGTAAGTGATCTATTGAGATGGCAGCACAGACACCCTTCGTTTCATCTTCCATGGAAGGTTGATTGCATGCCAATTTTGACGGACTCGAGTCCCTTGTATCATACCCGTTCGGCTCCACCACCTCTTTCAGACAAGGAGGAAGCTGATCTTCAATTAGCTCACAAGAGACTAGAGAAACTTGCTAGCAAATGCAGTGAATTGTATCTACCTCTTCTAGTTGATGCAGAGTACACTTCAGTACAGCCTGCGATCGATTACTTCACCTACTCTGCTTCCATTTCCTTTAACAAGAGAGATGTTCCAATAGTTTTTGGGACGATTCAGGCCTACTTGAAAGATGCAGAAGAGCGAGTTGTCAAAGTGGCAGAGGACGCAGAGAGGAGAGGCATTATGGTGGGTTTGAAATTGGTTAGAGGTGCTTACATTAGTAGAGAAACTAAGTTGGCATCGTCCCTGCAAGCTGATTCTCCTATTCATTCATGCATTCGGGACACACATGAATGTTATGATTCATGTGCAGCATTCATGCTCGAGAAGGTTGCAAAAGGTTCTGGATCTGTGGTACTTGCAACCCACAACATTAACTCTG GCAAGGCAGCAGCCTCCAAGGCAGAGGAATTGGGAATAAGCAAAAGAAATGAGAACCTTCACTTTGCTCAACTCAAAGGCATGGCAGACACCCTCTCGCTTGGATTAAAAAGTGCAGGCTTCCAAGTGAGCAAGTACCTGCCCTTTGGCCCCTTGGAGAAGGTCATCCCTTACCTTCTTAGGAGAGCAGAGGAAAACAAGGGCCTCCTCTTGGCCTCATCTGCAGACAGGCTGCTCATAAG GGCCCTTGTTGTGTGTTATCTGTTGTCATGGCAGAGCTAG
- the LOC116259712 gene encoding proline dehydrogenase 1, mitochondrial-like isoform X1, whose amino-acid sequence MANRLSLALRNRIPAHSTARLLSSSSSSPFQLAAATAPPLVHTDVVDRRSDILGLDDPQALFASVPSSELLRSAFNLYLASCGPLVDVGSWLMASPLMRIPVVRRAVKVTVYEHFCAGEGVEEAGKTLRRMWDRGLRGILDYGLEDAEGNEDCDRNLEEFLQTVEMTPSLPPSSVSFACVKVTAICPIRLLERVSDLLRWQHRHPSFHLPWKVDCMPILTDSSPLYHTRSAPPPLSDKEEADLQLAHKRLEKLASKCSELYLPLLVDAEYTSVQPAIDYFTYSASISFNKRDVPIVFGTIQAYLKDAEERVVKVAEDAERRGIMVGLKLVRGAYISRETKLASSLQADSPIHSCIRDTHECYDSCAAFMLEKVAKGSGSVVLATHNINSGKAAASKAEELGISKRNENLHFAQLKGMADTLSLGLKSAGFQVSKYLPFGPLEKVIPYLLRRAEENKGLLLASSADRLLIRDELLRRLKYLMIGG is encoded by the exons ATGGCAAACAGACTCTCCCTCGCCCTGAGGAACAGGATCCCTGCCCATTCCACTGCCCGCCtactctcctcctcctcctcctcgccGTTTCAGTTGGCGGCGGCCACCGCCCCTCCGTTAGTGCACACGGACGTTGTCGACCGGCGGTCGGATATCCTCGGGCTCGACGACCCCCAGGCCTTGTTCGCGTCCGTGCCTTCGTCCGAGCTCCTGCGATCCGCTTTTAACCTGTACCTCGCGTCATGCGGGCCGCTCGTTGATGTGGGGTCATGGTTGATGGCCTCGCCGTTGATGAGGATTCCGGTGGTCCGGCGGGCGGTGAAGGTGACTGTGTATGAGCATTTCTGTGCGGGGGAGGGAGTCGAGGAGGCAGGGAAGACGCTGAGGAGGATGTGGGACAGGGGACTGCGGGGGATCCTCGACTACGGGTTGGAGGACGCCGAGGGGAACGAGGATTGCGATCGGAACCTGGAGGAGTTCCTCCAGACGGTGGAGATGACGCCTTCTTTGCCGCCTTCCTCt GTTAGTTTTGCTTGTGTGAAAGTCACAGCCATTTGCCCGATACGTTTACTGGAGAGAGTAAGTGATCTATTGAGATGGCAGCACAGACACCCTTCGTTTCATCTTCCATGGAAGGTTGATTGCATGCCAATTTTGACGGACTCGAGTCCCTTGTATCATACCCGTTCGGCTCCACCACCTCTTTCAGACAAGGAGGAAGCTGATCTTCAATTAGCTCACAAGAGACTAGAGAAACTTGCTAGCAAATGCAGTGAATTGTATCTACCTCTTCTAGTTGATGCAGAGTACACTTCAGTACAGCCTGCGATCGATTACTTCACCTACTCTGCTTCCATTTCCTTTAACAAGAGAGATGTTCCAATAGTTTTTGGGACGATTCAGGCCTACTTGAAAGATGCAGAAGAGCGAGTTGTCAAAGTGGCAGAGGACGCAGAGAGGAGAGGCATTATGGTGGGTTTGAAATTGGTTAGAGGTGCTTACATTAGTAGAGAAACTAAGTTGGCATCGTCCCTGCAAGCTGATTCTCCTATTCATTCATGCATTCGGGACACACATGAATGTTATGATTCATGTGCAGCATTCATGCTCGAGAAGGTTGCAAAAGGTTCTGGATCTGTGGTACTTGCAACCCACAACATTAACTCTG GCAAGGCAGCAGCCTCCAAGGCAGAGGAATTGGGAATAAGCAAAAGAAATGAGAACCTTCACTTTGCTCAACTCAAAGGCATGGCAGACACCCTCTCGCTTGGATTAAAAAGTGCAGGCTTCCAAGTGAGCAAGTACCTGCCCTTTGGCCCCTTGGAGAAGGTCATCCCTTACCTTCTTAGGAGAGCAGAGGAAAACAAGGGCCTCCTCTTGGCCTCATCTGCAGACAGGCTGCTCATAAG AGACGAGCTGCTGAGAAGGTTGAAGTATTTAATGATCGGTGGCTGA
- the LOC116259119 gene encoding H/ACA ribonucleoprotein complex subunit 2-like protein yields MGSDSDTEKTLKEKKKRLAVSPIADPLAGKKLCKRLLKLVRRASESKCLKRGVKEVVKSIRRGNKGLCVIAGNISPIDVITHVPVLCEEADIPYVYVPSKEDLANAGATRRPTCCVLVSTKPSKGELSQEEQEKLQSDYMQVVTEVKELRFSHL; encoded by the exons atgggtAGCGACAGCGACACAGAGAAAAcgttgaaggagaagaaaaagaggttGGCCGTGTCCCCCATCGCCGACCCTCTCGCCGGCAAGAAGCTCTGCAAAAGGCTCCTCAAGCTCGTTAGGagag CTTCCGAGTCGAAATGCTTGAAGAGAGGCGTGAAGGAAGTGGTGAAAAGCATCAGACGTGGCAATAAAGG GTTATGTGTCATTGCAGGGAATATTTCACCCATTGATGTCATTACACACGTACCAGTTTTATGCGAAGAAGCTGATATACCATATGTATATGTGCCATCGAAAGAG GATCTTGCCAATGCTGGAGCAACACGAAGACCCACGTGCTGTGTTCTGGTATCGACCAAACCATCTAAAGGGGAGCTGAGCCAGGAAGAGCAAGAAAAACTGCAGAGCGATTATATGCAGGTTGTGACTGAGGTCAAGGAACTGAGATTCTCTCATCTTTGA